From a region of the Agromyces ramosus genome:
- a CDS encoding ABC transporter substrate-binding protein: MSITTRRMRRIAGVLIAGAVIGGLSACAGGDGGGSAAPESIGPEGVDDGSTLTLWTRAPLEKQAKLLVEAYNDSHDNQVELTVVPNDDYVAKVGAAAGSGGLPDLFAADIVYVPNWVEQGLFQDISAQIDDLDFKDEINAGHLSAGTVDGKEHVLPFVLDLSMMFWNKELFAEAGLDPEVAPANLQEFADAAKAIQALNKPDTYGTATGLNCGGCLVFTWFPSVWADGEEVLSDDGAESLLASDTATSIYETWKDLWDSGAVLPSSQDEAGPTWTAGFTEGKVGLMFYPATLLSSTPFDAGVAGIPGPEGGASTFVGGDGIGISKDSDKAAQAWNFLNWMMSEDAQVGVLAQNKDVVSRSDLANNEFSDQDPRLVEINEVAAAGDTPVALNFQQAFNAPNSPWLTLVRNAVLGDGTSVDADNDEITAVLSQ; this comes from the coding sequence ATGAGCATCACCACACGCCGGATGCGAAGAATCGCCGGCGTCCTCATCGCCGGCGCAGTGATCGGCGGCCTGTCGGCCTGCGCCGGTGGCGACGGCGGCGGCAGCGCAGCACCTGAGAGCATCGGCCCCGAGGGCGTCGACGACGGCTCGACATTGACACTCTGGACCCGCGCTCCGCTCGAGAAGCAGGCGAAGCTCCTCGTCGAGGCGTACAACGACTCGCACGACAACCAGGTCGAACTCACCGTCGTGCCGAACGACGACTACGTCGCGAAGGTGGGCGCCGCAGCCGGCTCCGGCGGCCTCCCCGATCTCTTCGCCGCCGACATCGTCTACGTGCCGAACTGGGTGGAGCAGGGCCTCTTCCAGGACATCTCCGCCCAGATCGACGACCTCGACTTCAAGGACGAGATCAACGCGGGTCACCTCTCGGCGGGCACCGTCGACGGCAAGGAGCACGTGCTGCCCTTCGTGCTCGACCTCTCGATGATGTTCTGGAACAAGGAGCTCTTCGCCGAGGCCGGCCTCGACCCCGAGGTCGCACCGGCCAACCTGCAGGAGTTCGCCGATGCCGCGAAGGCGATCCAGGCCCTGAACAAGCCCGACACCTACGGCACGGCCACCGGACTGAACTGCGGCGGATGCCTCGTCTTCACGTGGTTCCCGAGCGTGTGGGCCGACGGCGAAGAGGTGCTCTCCGACGACGGCGCCGAGTCGCTCCTGGCGAGCGACACCGCGACATCGATCTACGAGACCTGGAAGGACCTCTGGGACTCGGGTGCCGTGCTCCCCTCCTCGCAGGATGAGGCGGGTCCGACGTGGACCGCGGGCTTCACCGAGGGCAAGGTCGGGCTCATGTTCTATCCGGCCACCCTGCTCTCGTCGACGCCGTTCGACGCCGGCGTTGCCGGCATCCCCGGCCCCGAGGGCGGCGCCTCGACGTTCGTCGGCGGCGACGGCATCGGCATCTCGAAGGACTCGGACAAGGCCGCGCAGGCGTGGAACTTCCTGAACTGGATGATGTCGGAGGACGCGCAGGTCGGCGTGCTCGCGCAGAACAAGGACGTCGTGTCCCGCTCGGACCTCGCGAACAACGAGTTCTCCGACCAGGATCCGCGCCTCGTGGAGATCAACGAGGTCGCTGCAGCCGGCGACACCCCCGTCGCGCTGAACTTCCAGCAGGCCTTCAACGCACCGAACAGCCCGTGGCTCACACTCGTGCGCAACGCGGTACTGGGTGACGGGACATCCGTCGACGCCGACAACGACGAGATCACCGCGGTGCTCTCGCAGTAA
- a CDS encoding LacI family DNA-binding transcriptional regulator, giving the protein MARVDGGAGSSRAATLSDVARLAGVSIATASKAINGRDEVAPATRKRVLEAAEQISFTPNQLARSLLAGRTGTVGLLTSDLEGRFVIPILMGAEDAFGAGQVNVFLCDARGDAIREQHHLKALLNRRVDGIIVVGRQTDPRPSLGQHLPVPVVYAYAPSDDPADLSITPDNRAGGRLAVEHLISCGRSRIGHISGDPAYAAARDRLLGVRDGLQAAGLELVGDAMFSIWSEHWGRDAAAMLLTQHADVDGIVCGSDQIARGVLDTLRDLGRRVPEDVAVIGYDNWEILATNSRPELTSIDANLQQLGRVAAKRVFTALDDEKPSGTEYLPVRLVIRGSTIARR; this is encoded by the coding sequence ATGGCGCGGGTCGATGGTGGTGCGGGAAGCAGTCGGGCTGCGACGCTCAGCGATGTGGCGCGCCTCGCCGGCGTGTCGATCGCCACGGCGTCGAAAGCCATCAACGGTCGCGACGAAGTGGCTCCCGCGACTCGCAAGCGCGTGCTCGAGGCGGCCGAGCAGATCTCGTTCACCCCGAACCAGCTCGCCCGCAGCCTGCTCGCCGGTCGAACCGGCACGGTCGGGCTCCTCACGAGCGATCTCGAGGGTCGGTTCGTGATCCCGATCCTCATGGGTGCAGAAGACGCGTTCGGCGCGGGGCAGGTCAACGTGTTCCTCTGCGACGCCCGTGGCGACGCCATCCGCGAGCAGCATCACCTCAAGGCGCTGCTGAACCGCAGAGTCGATGGCATCATCGTGGTCGGCCGCCAGACCGATCCGCGGCCGTCGCTCGGACAGCATCTGCCGGTTCCCGTGGTCTACGCCTACGCACCCTCAGACGATCCCGCCGACCTCTCGATCACGCCCGACAACCGAGCCGGCGGCCGCCTCGCGGTCGAACACCTGATCTCCTGTGGTCGAAGCCGCATCGGGCACATCAGCGGCGACCCCGCCTACGCCGCCGCGCGCGACCGGCTCCTCGGAGTCCGCGACGGCCTCCAGGCCGCCGGACTCGAGCTCGTCGGCGACGCGATGTTCTCGATCTGGTCGGAGCACTGGGGGCGCGACGCCGCCGCGATGCTGCTCACCCAGCACGCCGACGTCGACGGCATCGTCTGCGGTTCCGACCAGATCGCCCGCGGCGTGCTCGACACCCTGCGCGACCTCGGTCGTCGGGTTCCCGAAGACGTCGCGGTCATCGGCTACGACAACTGGGAGATCCTCGCGACGAACTCACGACCAGAGCTCACGAGCATCGATGCGAACCTGCAGCAGCTCGGCCGCGTCGCCGCCAAGCGAGTGTTCACCGCGCTCGACGACGAGAAGCCGTCGGGCACCGAGTACCTGCCGGTTCGGCTCGTGATCCGGGGCTCGACGATCGCGCGCCGCTGA
- the pdxR gene encoding MocR-like pyridoxine biosynthesis transcription factor PdxR produces the protein MSDEWAILGLDLHLEVDAQRKSDSLETALRSAVRDGRLASGTRLPASRTLAADLGIARNLVAEVYARLTAEGWLEARVGAGTWVGDRGGRIRSARELPRVSEPASLDLRGGIPDASSFPRRDWAAAARRSALDAPAPAFGYGPPRGSPALRSTLAEYLARTRGVWATPDRVVVTRGFGAALGLTVRALAARGARRIAVEEFGHEAHRRIIRAAGLDVVPVAVDADGAAVRELDALSVDAVVLTPAHQFPTGAALSPARRLDVVAWAERTGAFVIEDDYDGEFRYDRRAIGALQALAPEHVVYAGTASKSLAPAVGLAWAVVPERLIDDLDEQVLATGGLADLVNQATLDAFIGAHAYDRNVRRLRAEYRARRTRLEARVADELDGCRVTGMRAGLHCLLELPPATDEQRVSAVADRLGVRLHGLESYRLGDSRPRRGPAMVVGYGAPPPHRFDAALDGAIIAVRSALGAAR, from the coding sequence ATGTCGGATGAATGGGCCATTCTCGGTCTGGACCTGCACCTCGAGGTCGACGCGCAGCGCAAGTCCGACTCCCTCGAAACTGCGCTCCGCAGCGCCGTCCGCGACGGCCGCCTCGCGAGCGGCACTCGACTTCCGGCGAGCCGCACCCTCGCCGCCGATCTCGGGATCGCCCGCAACCTCGTCGCGGAGGTGTACGCCCGGCTGACTGCGGAGGGCTGGCTCGAGGCGCGCGTCGGCGCAGGGACATGGGTGGGTGACCGCGGTGGCCGCATCCGGTCGGCGCGCGAGCTGCCGCGCGTGTCCGAGCCGGCGAGCCTCGACCTGCGGGGAGGCATCCCCGACGCCTCGTCGTTCCCTCGCCGCGACTGGGCAGCGGCCGCTCGCCGGTCGGCACTCGACGCGCCGGCTCCGGCATTCGGCTACGGACCGCCGCGCGGCTCCCCAGCGCTCCGCAGCACGCTCGCCGAGTACCTCGCTCGCACGCGCGGCGTGTGGGCGACGCCGGATCGCGTCGTCGTGACGCGCGGGTTCGGCGCGGCGCTCGGGTTGACCGTGCGAGCCCTCGCTGCCCGCGGCGCTCGCCGCATCGCAGTCGAGGAGTTCGGACACGAGGCGCACCGCCGTATCATTCGCGCCGCTGGACTCGACGTGGTTCCGGTCGCGGTCGATGCCGACGGCGCAGCGGTGCGGGAACTCGACGCGCTCAGCGTCGACGCGGTGGTGTTGACGCCGGCGCACCAGTTCCCGACCGGTGCGGCACTTTCCCCGGCGCGGCGTCTCGATGTCGTCGCCTGGGCCGAGCGCACGGGCGCATTCGTGATCGAAGACGACTACGACGGCGAGTTCCGCTACGACCGGCGCGCAATCGGTGCGCTGCAGGCCCTCGCCCCCGAGCACGTCGTCTACGCGGGAACGGCGTCGAAGAGCCTGGCGCCGGCCGTCGGACTCGCCTGGGCCGTCGTGCCCGAGCGCCTCATCGACGACCTCGACGAGCAGGTGCTCGCGACCGGTGGGCTCGCCGACCTCGTGAACCAGGCGACGCTCGACGCCTTCATCGGAGCACACGCGTACGACCGGAACGTGCGGCGGCTGCGTGCGGAGTACCGTGCACGCCGGACGCGGCTCGAAGCCCGGGTCGCCGACGAGCTCGACGGATGCCGCGTCACCGGCATGCGAGCCGGGCTGCATTGCCTCCTCGAGCTGCCGCCGGCGACCGACGAGCAACGGGTGTCAGCAGTGGCCGATCGCCTCGGGGTCCGGCTCCACGGACTGGAGTCCTACCGGCTCGGCGATTCACGTCCGCGCCGCGGCCCCGCCATGGTCGTCGGGTACGGCGCGCCGCCGCCGCACCGTTTCGACGCCGCCCTCGACGGGGCGATCATCGCGGTGCGCTCGGCGCTCGGCGCTGCGCGGTGA
- a CDS encoding carboxymuconolactone decarboxylase family protein, whose protein sequence is MTITDALVDIPVRLDFDAIVPRFARAVASLDHAATAELDRVGIDAQLRELVPLRASQLNGCVYCVDLHSKDARAAGVTEQKLHAVVVWQDSGLFTAAERAVLRLTESVTRLSETHVPEDDLAAVLGIFGEERTAALVSLIVTINVWDAIGVTTRCWPVARDGA, encoded by the coding sequence ATGACCATCACCGATGCCCTCGTCGACATCCCCGTCCGCCTCGACTTCGACGCGATCGTGCCCCGCTTCGCACGCGCTGTCGCCTCACTCGACCACGCGGCGACCGCCGAACTCGATCGAGTCGGCATCGACGCGCAGCTCCGCGAGCTGGTGCCGCTGCGTGCCTCCCAGCTCAACGGCTGCGTCTACTGCGTCGACCTGCACTCGAAGGACGCCCGAGCGGCAGGAGTGACCGAGCAGAAACTCCACGCCGTGGTGGTGTGGCAGGACTCGGGCTTGTTCACCGCCGCCGAACGCGCCGTCCTGCGCCTCACCGAATCCGTCACCCGGCTGTCCGAGACGCATGTGCCCGAAGACGACCTCGCGGCTGTGCTCGGGATCTTCGGCGAAGAGCGCACGGCGGCGCTCGTCTCGCTGATCGTGACCATCAACGTGTGGGATGCCATCGGGGTGACGACCCGCTGCTGGCCGGTGGCACGCGACGGCGCCTGA
- a CDS encoding flavodoxin family protein — translation MRATEQRVLILNCTLKHAPEESSCQLLAEQLLEGFTAQGAAGDIVRVVDLDIAPGVKADMGAGDAWPALRSRILGAGILVICTPTWLGHMSSVAQRVLERLDAELGTTDDEGRPILFGHVAATAVLGNEDGAHKITADLHQALNDVGFTMPAQGGTYWNGAAMEKTDYKDLDETPEPVKQANATLVANAVHLARVLAEQPYPAAAAG, via the coding sequence ATGCGCGCCACCGAACAACGAGTGCTCATCCTGAACTGCACGCTGAAGCACGCGCCAGAGGAGTCCAGCTGCCAGCTGCTCGCCGAACAACTGCTCGAGGGATTCACCGCGCAGGGCGCTGCCGGCGACATCGTGCGAGTGGTCGACCTCGACATCGCGCCCGGTGTCAAGGCCGACATGGGCGCGGGAGACGCCTGGCCGGCCTTGCGGTCCCGCATCCTGGGCGCCGGCATCCTCGTGATCTGCACGCCCACCTGGCTCGGCCACATGTCGAGCGTCGCCCAGCGCGTGCTGGAGCGTCTCGACGCCGAGCTCGGCACGACCGACGATGAAGGGCGGCCGATTCTCTTCGGCCACGTCGCCGCGACGGCCGTGCTCGGCAACGAAGACGGCGCGCACAAGATCACCGCCGACCTGCACCAGGCGCTGAACGACGTCGGCTTCACGATGCCGGCGCAGGGCGGCACGTACTGGAACGGCGCCGCGATGGAGAAGACCGACTACAAGGATCTCGACGAGACGCCCGAGCCGGTGAAGCAGGCGAACGCCACCCTCGTCGCCAACGCCGTGCACCTCGCGCGGGTGCTCGCGGAGCAGCCGTACCCTGCCGCCGCGGCGGGGTAG
- a CDS encoding DUF6098 family protein — protein MFERSGACTCAIPRASSTTSTNRASTSRAASSFPGLSANPLDPQPWWTRPLGDWLARQLCQYKHLRERNPDRIAWVLRGRIVARGPDDEPLLRDVEPIARLSAGLLDEAERRYEANFAAGLGPEGPED, from the coding sequence GTGTTCGAGCGCAGCGGGGCCTGCACGTGCGCTATTCCGAGGGCGTCGAGCACGACTTCGACGAACAGAGCATCGACGTCGAGAGCGGCCTCGTCCTTCCCGGGACTCTCGGCGAACCCGCTCGACCCGCAGCCGTGGTGGACCCGGCCGCTCGGCGACTGGCTCGCCCGGCAGCTGTGCCAGTACAAGCACCTTCGCGAACGCAATCCCGACCGCATCGCCTGGGTGCTGCGCGGACGCATCGTCGCGCGGGGCCCCGACGACGAGCCATTGCTTCGGGACGTCGAGCCGATCGCGCGGCTCTCGGCCGGGCTGCTCGACGAGGCCGAGCGTCGCTACGAGGCCAACTTCGCGGCCGGCCTCGGGCCGGAGGGCCCGGAGGACTGA